In Musa acuminata AAA Group cultivar baxijiao chromosome BXJ2-8, Cavendish_Baxijiao_AAA, whole genome shotgun sequence, one genomic interval encodes:
- the LOC103994928 gene encoding NAC domain-containing protein 79 has translation MQESLPPGFRFHPTDEELITYYLSRKVTELGFATAAIADVDLNRCEPWDLPGKASMGQKEWYFFNLKDRKYPTGLRTNRATDAGYWKTTGKDKEILHREVLVGMKKTLVFYKGRAPKGEKTGWVMHEYRLHTGFPYNGTKEEWVVCRVFKKSSAGKKPQPDSPALLESPCELAGLINGVQTNESMYHSNSMLDVNMYMNWVLAPWASGSLGAGFAPTQAILRALQSYGHKQPEGMETASLSSLVGQGDAMLGSGSRLSFPASSSTRADCAAGQQQMQSFDQGSNWRGY, from the exons ATGCAGGAGAGTCTTCCTCCCGGCTTTAGGTTCCACCCCACCGATGAAGAGCTCATCACTTACTACCTTTCGAGAAAGGTGACGGAGTTGGGCTTCGCCACTGCAGCCATTGCTGATGTCGACCTCAACAGGTGTGAGCCATGGGATCTGCCGG GGAAGGCTAGCATGGGGCAGAAAGAGTGGTACTTCTTCAACCTGAAGGACCGCAAGTACCCGACcgggcttcggaccaaccgagcgACAGACGCCGGCTACTGGAAGACGACAGGGAAGGACAAGGAGATCCTCCACCGTGAGGTGTTGGTGGGCATGAAGAAAACCCTAGTGTTCTACAAGGGAAGGGCTCCCAAGGGCGAGAAGACAGGTTGGGTGATGCACGAGTACAGGCTCCACACCGGCTTCCCTTACAACGGCACCAAG GAGGAATGGGTTGTGTGTCGGGTTTTTAAGAAGAGCTCGGCGGGGAAGAAGCCTCAACCAGACTCGCCTGCGCTGCTGGAGTCTCCATGCGAGCTTGCAGGACTAATTAATGGCGTGCAGACAAACGAAAGCATGTACCACAGCAACAGCATGTTGGACGTGAACATGTACATGAACTGGGTGTTGGCTCCATGGGCATCAGGATCGTTGGGTGCAGGTTTCGCACCGACTCAAGCAATTTTGAGGGCACTGCAGTCGTATGGGCATAAACAGCCAGAGGGCATGGAAACAGCAAGTTTAAGCTCTCTTGTGGGACAAGGAGATGCTATGTTGGGAAGTGGCTCGAGATTGAGCTTCCCTGCCTCTTCATCTACACGTGCGGATTGTGCAGCAGGGCAACAACAGATGCAGTCATTCGACCAAGGATCGAATTGGAGAGGTTATTGA